A segment of the Lentimicrobiaceae bacterium genome:
ATTCAGGACGGGTTTTAATTCCATATAATTCATACAAGCGGTTCACAATCGCATCGTCCATTTTTTCGTTGGCCTGATGAATAAGAATGCGCTCAATGTCAGTGATGGGTAATCCGCTTTTTTCAATGGCTGCTTTAATTGACAGAGGAACAACTTTTAAAGCATATTCATATAATTTGCGGCCATTCATTTTAAGATAGAGGTTGTCTTTATCGGCAGGATTAAATGATTTGTCCATTCGAAGAAGGTAGGCCTGTTCCAGAGTGTCAGTGCGGGTTACATGCGATAAGATTCCAACAGGTTTTTCACTTTCCATGGCAGAAAGAATCACCGCACCGGCGCCATCGGAGTAAATCATGCTGTCGCGGTCATGCGGATCGCTGATGCGCGAAAGCGTTTCAGAACCAATAACCAGAATGTGTTTGGCATCTCCCGCCTTGATATAATAATTGGCCTGAATAACGGCCTGAAGCCATCCCGGACATCCAAAAGGAAGATCGTAAGCCACTGTAAAAGGGTTGGCTATACCTAATTTGTATTTTACCCTTGAAGCCAGTCCGGGTACGGTGTCAACCTTAGTCCCTCCATGTTTTACATCGCCGAAATTGTGAGCAACAATAATAAAATCAAGTTCCTCCTTGTCAATATTTGCATCGGCTATGGCTTTTTCTGCAGCAAAGAATGCAATATCTGAGCATACAAATTCGTCTTCAACATACCTGCGTTCATCAATGCCGGTAATCTTTTGAAATTTTGAAATAATTTCGGCATTAGGCCGGTTCATTAATTCCCCTGTTGATTCATAAAAATCACGGCTTAAAAAATCCGAATTGGGTATTATTTGGGTTGGGATGTAGCTACCTGATCCGGTAATTACGGAGTATATCTGCTTGGGCATTATTTCATATTGTTAGTGACAAAAAAAATGATTTATCCAATTGAGCAGAAGTGGATAAATCGTTATCACCTGAAATAAGATTCCTCTTTCGAAAAACCATCAGGTTCAGGATACAAAGTTAAGAAAATAATAAACAGTATTTATTTTTTTGATTTTTACTGATTTGCCTGCTTTTTTCTATGCATTGAGCCCGGTTTCTATGGATGCATCCAGCGCTACTATCATGAGCTCATTCAATGAATGTATCTTTTTTGTTTGTGTAGCGTTGTATAATTTTACTCCAAAACTAATGCAGTTGTGTGTTTCTTTATATCTGAGAAACGATGGATTCAAATCGTGCTGACCCAGTCTGATTCTGTCTAAGGCATCAGCATCCTTTAGAATGGCAACTGTATGCCAGTCAGTGTCTTCTTTAGGTAATTCAAGTCCGGTTGAGTGTAAGGTAACAGCTTTGCCAATCACAACTAAATCCTTTTGAGTTGCACCATTTTTAATGAATTTTTCTGCGTATTCCGGCAGTTTGTGCTGAGCGGCATCTGCTCCGTGTTTTGTACAGTAGCCATCATGTTTTCTGGCCATATCATGAATATAAGCGGCAAAAAATGCATTCCGCGCTTCTTTTTCTCTTCCTGTAATGAATCCCAGGTACAGCGTATGAATCATCACCCTGTATGAATGCATTACGCCATGAAGTCTGCTCGGATTGTCAAACTGATTTTCGTGCAGATTAAATTCTTCGAAATGAATCTTGTAATTGTCGTAAAAGGATGTCAAAATTGTTGATTTTAAATGTCTGATGGGTTAAAAGAGAGGCTTTTTTTTCTTCAAAAGTAATGATGATTTTTCTGATTTCAATGGTTAATGTATTCAACTTATTTTTTACTGACCTGATAATCATTATGTTAAAATTTTGAAAAAGATTTGTTAGGACATTTTACGCATGCAGGCTGTTTCCCGAAGTCCGTTCTATTATTGAGCATCGCCTCATTAGCAGAGTACTGCCGGGCCATCAGCCGGTTCAGGTTGGACTGATATTGAAAATTGATTGAAGAATGGGTTTTAAACCGGCAAAAAAGAATTCAACAGCAATGACCATCATAATGAGTCCCATTAGCTTTATCATGATTTTATTGCCGGTATCACCTAATATTCTGATAATTTTTCCGGCGCCCAACAACATTACCAGCGTTAAGGCCAGGGTTAGTACAATCGATAAAATAAGAATAATTTTAAGCTGAAACGACTGGCTGTCTTCCATCAGCACGATGGAGTTGGTAATGGCTCCCGGGCCTGCAATTATGGGTATTGCCAGCGGTGTAACAGAAATGTCATCAACATATTTCTTTACCATATCATCGTCCATTTTGATTTTGCTGATGCGGGCCTGTAACATATCGTAGCCCATGATAAAGAATATAATTCCGCCAACAATTCTGAACCCATTGACTGAAATGCCGAAAAACTTGAACAGCAACTGCCCGCCAATGGCAAAAACCAATAGAATGATAAAGGCTGTAATCACTGCTTTAACGGCTGTTTTTCGTCGCTGCTGCTCAGTTAGGTCTGATGT
Coding sequences within it:
- a CDS encoding ketoacyl-ACP synthase III, producing MPKQIYSVITGSGSYIPTQIIPNSDFLSRDFYESTGELMNRPNAEIISKFQKITGIDERRYVEDEFVCSDIAFFAAEKAIADANIDKEELDFIIVAHNFGDVKHGGTKVDTVPGLASRVKYKLGIANPFTVAYDLPFGCPGWLQAVIQANYYIKAGDAKHILVIGSETLSRISDPHDRDSMIYSDGAGAVILSAMESEKPVGILSHVTRTDTLEQAYLLRMDKSFNPADKDNLYLKMNGRKLYEYALKVVPLSIKAAIEKSGLPITDIERILIHQANEKMDDAIVNRLYELYGIKTRPEFSMPMTISWLGNNSVATLPILYSLIMNDKVDNHQLKPGDHFVFASVGAGMHVNAMVYRIPE
- a CDS encoding HD domain-containing protein, with amino-acid sequence MTSFYDNYKIHFEEFNLHENQFDNPSRLHGVMHSYRVMIHTLYLGFITGREKEARNAFFAAYIHDMARKHDGYCTKHGADAAQHKLPEYAEKFIKNGATQKDLVVIGKAVTLHSTGLELPKEDTDWHTVAILKDADALDRIRLGQHDLNPSFLRYKETHNCISFGVKLYNATQTKKIHSLNELMIVALDASIETGLNA
- a CDS encoding NAAT family transporter; this translates as MTHELFTTAVLFFTSFFAIINPLGVMPVFMTMTSDLTEQQRRKTAVKAVITAFIILLVFAIGGQLLFKFFGISVNGFRIVGGIIFFIMGYDMLQARISKIKMDDDMVKKYVDDISVTPLAIPIIAGPGAITNSIVLMEDSQSFQLKIILILSIVLTLALTLVMLLGAGKIIRILGDTGNKIMIKLMGLIMMVIAVEFFFAGLKPILQSIFNISPT